A genomic segment from Leptolyngbya boryana PCC 6306 encodes:
- the pdxH gene encoding pyridoxamine 5'-phosphate oxidase: protein MMSSIADLRKDYTRETLNETDVDPNPFQQFQHWFDQAVKAELPEPNAMTLATASKDGIPAARIVLLKAVDDLGFTFFTNYNSNKGKELEANPQAALVFLWTELERQVRIVGSVEKVSAEESDGYFFSRPHNSRLGAWASEQSEIIPNRDVLEQKLAALKVEYESQEVPRPPHWGGFRVIPREIEFWQGRPSRLHDRLLYCRQGDHWTIERMSP, encoded by the coding sequence ATGATGTCTTCGATTGCGGATCTCAGAAAGGATTACACCAGAGAAACCTTGAACGAAACGGATGTTGATCCGAATCCTTTTCAACAATTTCAACACTGGTTTGATCAAGCGGTGAAGGCAGAGTTGCCAGAGCCGAATGCGATGACTTTGGCAACTGCCAGCAAAGATGGCATTCCTGCGGCTCGAATTGTGTTGTTGAAAGCCGTTGACGATCTCGGTTTTACTTTTTTCACGAACTACAACAGCAACAAAGGAAAAGAGTTAGAAGCGAATCCTCAAGCAGCTTTGGTGTTTTTGTGGACAGAGCTAGAACGCCAGGTGCGAATTGTCGGCAGCGTTGAAAAAGTGTCTGCTGAAGAATCGGATGGCTATTTTTTCAGTCGTCCGCACAACAGTCGTTTGGGAGCTTGGGCATCGGAGCAGAGCGAAATTATCCCGAATCGGGATGTTTTGGAGCAGAAATTAGCGGCGTTGAAAGTGGAATATGAGAGCCAGGAAGTACCGCGTCCGCCGCATTGGGGCGGATTTCGAGTGATTCCACGCGAGATTGAATTTTGGCAAGGCAGACCAAGTCGATTGCACGATCGCTTACTCTACTGTCGTCAAGGAGATCATTGGACGATCGAACGGATGTCTCCTTAA
- a CDS encoding glucokinase gives MALLLAGDIGGTKTILRLVEAQVDQTETAKSSLFEQRYVSRDFPDLVPMVEKFLQEAQQATGQSFAPEKACFGIAGPVVNNTSKVTNVGWMLEGDRLSEQLSIPKVSLINDFAAIGYGILALEPTDLHVLQQGQPKENAPIAVIGAGTGLGQGYLVHDGTAYQVFESEGGHADFAPRTELEFQMSRYLLDKLNIERISVERIVSGQGIIAIYQFLRDRDFAKESPEIAEIMHTWNSEIGREKTVDPAAAISQAALEQRDHLSEKTMQMFIDAYGAEAGNQALKLLPYGGLYIAGGIAAKVLPLMEEGSFVRSFQLKGRMRSLMEQVPIQIVLNPQVGLIGAALCASRL, from the coding sequence ATGGCGCTGTTATTAGCTGGCGATATTGGTGGAACGAAAACAATTTTGCGACTGGTGGAAGCTCAAGTAGATCAGACGGAAACAGCGAAAAGTAGCTTATTTGAGCAACGCTATGTCAGTCGTGACTTTCCTGATCTCGTGCCGATGGTGGAAAAATTCTTGCAAGAAGCACAGCAGGCAACCGGACAATCATTTGCGCCAGAAAAGGCTTGTTTTGGAATTGCTGGTCCAGTTGTGAACAATACCAGTAAAGTCACGAATGTTGGCTGGATGTTAGAAGGCGATCGCTTATCTGAACAACTCTCGATTCCGAAAGTTTCCCTGATTAATGACTTTGCCGCGATCGGTTATGGGATTCTCGCCTTAGAGCCGACAGATCTGCATGTCTTACAGCAAGGTCAGCCGAAGGAAAACGCTCCGATTGCTGTGATTGGGGCAGGAACGGGCTTAGGACAGGGCTATTTAGTGCATGATGGCACGGCTTATCAAGTGTTTGAATCTGAAGGTGGACATGCCGATTTTGCGCCTCGGACGGAATTAGAATTTCAGATGTCGCGCTACTTACTGGATAAGTTAAATATTGAACGCATCTCGGTCGAGCGCATTGTTTCAGGACAAGGCATTATTGCCATTTATCAATTTTTGCGCGATCGCGATTTTGCTAAAGAATCTCCAGAGATTGCAGAGATTATGCATACTTGGAATTCGGAAATTGGACGAGAAAAAACCGTTGATCCGGCTGCTGCCATTTCTCAAGCCGCATTAGAACAGCGCGATCATCTGTCTGAAAAAACCATGCAAATGTTCATTGATGCCTATGGTGCAGAGGCAGGCAACCAAGCTTTGAAATTGCTTCCTTATGGTGGCTTATACATTGCAGGTGGAATTGCTGCGAAAGTGTTGCCCTTGATGGAAGAAGGAAGCTTTGTGCGATCGTTCCAACTGAAAGGAAGAATGCGATCGCTGATGGAACAAGTTCCCATTCAAATCGTGCTCAATCCACAGGTCGGCTTGATTGGAGCCGCCCTTTGTGCGTCAAGGTTATGA